GGAGCCCGCGCTGATCGAAGCGGCGCTGAAACGGGATGAAGGCACACTGGGCAACGGCGGCGCCTTTCTCGTGACCACCGGCAAATTCACCGGTCGCTCCCCCAAGGACAAGCACGTGGTCAAGACCGAAGCGGTTGCAGACACCATCTGGTGGGAAAACAACGCCGAGATGAGCCCCGAAGGCTTTGACGCGCTTTATGCCGACATGCTGGAGCACATGAAGGGTCGCGACTACTTCGTGCAGGATCTGGTTGGCGGTGCGGACCCTGCCCACGCGATCAACGTGCGCATGGTGACCGAACTTGCCTGGCACAGCCTGTTCATCCGCCACCTGCTGCGCCGTCCCGACCGCGAGGATCTGGACGAGTTCATGGCAGATTTCACCATCATCAACTGCCCCAGCTTCCAGGCTGACCCGGCCAAGCACAACTGCCGCAGCGAAACCGTGATCGCGCTGAACTTCGACAAGAAGCTGATCCTGATCGGCGGCACCGAATACGCGGGCGAGAACAAGAAATCGGTCTTCACCCTGCTGAACTACCTGCTGCCGGAAAAAGGCATCATGCCGATGCACTGCTCGGCCAACCACGCCAAGGGCAACCCGGTCGACGCCGCCGTGTTCTTTGGCCTGTCCGGCACCGGCAAGACCACCCTGTCCGCCGACCCCGACCGCGTGCTGATCGGTGATGACGAACATGGCTGGGCCGACAACGGCACCTTCAATTTCGAAGGTGGCTGCTATGCCAAGACCATCAACCTGAACCCCGAGGCGGAGCCGGAAATCTACGCCACCACCTCCAAGTTCGGCACCGTGATCGAAAACATGGTCTTCGACCCCGAGACCTTTGAGCTCGACTTTGACGACGACAGCCTGACCGCCAACATGCGCTGCGCCTACCCGCTGGAGTATATCTCCAACGCGTCTGACACCGCGCGTGGCGGTCACCCCAAGAACATCATCATGCTGACCTGCGATGCCTTCGGTGTGCTGCCTCCGATCGCGCGGCTGACCCCGGCGCAGGCGATGTATCACTTCCTGTCGGGCTTCACCTCCAAGGTGGCCGGAACCGAGCGCGGCGTGACCGAGCCGGAGCCGACCTTCTCCACCTG
This genomic stretch from Phaeobacter gallaeciensis harbors:
- a CDS encoding phosphoenolpyruvate carboxykinase, translating into MASGRVNPQFRLEDQGIEGLGNVHYNLMEPALIEAALKRDEGTLGNGGAFLVTTGKFTGRSPKDKHVVKTEAVADTIWWENNAEMSPEGFDALYADMLEHMKGRDYFVQDLVGGADPAHAINVRMVTELAWHSLFIRHLLRRPDREDLDEFMADFTIINCPSFQADPAKHNCRSETVIALNFDKKLILIGGTEYAGENKKSVFTLLNYLLPEKGIMPMHCSANHAKGNPVDAAVFFGLSGTGKTTLSADPDRVLIGDDEHGWADNGTFNFEGGCYAKTINLNPEAEPEIYATTSKFGTVIENMVFDPETFELDFDDDSLTANMRCAYPLEYISNASDTARGGHPKNIIMLTCDAFGVLPPIARLTPAQAMYHFLSGFTSKVAGTERGVTEPEPTFSTCFGAPFMPRRPEVYGNLLRDKIAQHGATCWLVNTGWTGGAYGIGSRMPIKATRGLLTAALDGSLAEVEFRKDSNFGFDVPVAVPGVAEVLLDPRRTWDDQDAYDKQAAKLVQMFADNFEQYLPYIDEDVKAAAIG